A genomic region of Bradyrhizobium sp. ORS 278 contains the following coding sequences:
- a CDS encoding Fe2+-dependent dioxygenase, whose protein sequence is MLICVPGILSKDDVAEFRHIMAESDWEDGRSTAGAQSAMVKRNEQLPPDSEVARRLGHRIISAMTANPRFLAAAIPQQIFPPLFNRYAADAGHQFGIHVDNAVRGDKLTGLRIRTDLSVTLFLSEPDEYDGGELVIEDLYGSHEVKLPAGDLVLYPASSLHMVTPVTRGVRVASFFWLQSMIRDPLARSMIFDLDTTIQGLSQRMGRDDPEMVRLTGLYHNLIRYWAET, encoded by the coding sequence ATGCTGATCTGTGTCCCCGGTATCCTGAGCAAAGACGATGTGGCGGAGTTCCGCCACATCATGGCCGAAAGCGATTGGGAGGACGGCCGCTCGACGGCCGGCGCCCAGTCGGCCATGGTCAAGCGCAACGAGCAGCTGCCGCCCGACAGCGAGGTCGCGCGCAGGCTCGGCCACCGCATCATCTCGGCGATGACCGCCAATCCGCGCTTCCTCGCCGCCGCGATTCCGCAGCAGATCTTTCCGCCGCTGTTCAACCGCTACGCCGCCGACGCCGGCCATCAATTCGGCATTCACGTCGACAACGCGGTGCGCGGCGACAAGCTGACCGGGCTGCGCATCCGAACAGATCTCTCCGTCACGCTGTTTCTGTCCGAGCCCGACGAATATGACGGCGGCGAGCTCGTGATCGAGGACCTCTACGGATCGCACGAGGTCAAGCTGCCCGCCGGCGATCTCGTGCTGTATCCGGCCTCGAGCCTGCACATGGTGACGCCGGTGACGCGCGGCGTCCGGGTCGCCTCGTTCTTCTGGTTGCAGAGCATGATCCGTGATCCGCTCGCGCGCAGCATGATCTTCGATCTCGACACGACGATCCAGGGATTGTCGCAGCGCATGGGCCGGGACGATCCGGAGATGGTGCGGTTGACCGGCCTCTACCACAATCTGATCCGCTACTGGGCGGAGACCTGA